From Streptomyces cyaneogriseus subsp. noncyanogenus, the proteins below share one genomic window:
- a CDS encoding non-ribosomal peptide synthetase, with amino-acid sequence MTRTTKTAKAIDADLRDRIERLPAAERALLRQRMWEKGAATGLPALDANGEAPASFTQRRMAFLSGLDPDSPAYHSPVVHRLTGPLDDTALEDALNDLLRHHAVLRTVLPVREDRTVQRVLPHRHRALPVVDLTALPGRDRLPEAERLALADAGERFDLATGPLVRFRLLRLAADDAVLVLVFHHAVVDGWSLGVLLRDLATAYGARLDGRAPELPAPTVEYAEYARWQHEWAEGAEAESQLAYWERRLAGAPDPMPLPADRPWPDRPRGRAGSTVFTVPAEVSGELRLLAARTGGTLFMVLLAAFQIVLARYGGHDDVVVGTPVANRRYRGFHDLIGFFANSVALRSRIRPETSFEDFLAEVRTTCLEAYENQDVPLDLVARRLHPERTPGRNPVYQVNLTLHNTPRSPVGTLPGGITLTPLDHLDHDAARFDLDLNVWETGTGLECRLIHATDLFDTATGERLARSLTVLLAALAADPTAPVGALPLLTPEEARQALREGTGPRVPRPEDLRVERLFAARARAVPDAVAVSAAGRPDLTYRDLDHRANGLAHRLRGLGAGPGDVVAVLLPRAPEAVVALLAVLKSGAAYLALDPAYPMARLDHMLRDSGARLLIADARPGGPAPAGDLPVVTLDPETAAREEAGAPPEGDLRSDDLMYLMYTSGSTGGPKGAMLSHRQVANYLLWAVETYLPPEADGAVPVHSSLSFDLTVTSLFAPLLAGRRLLFPDDDGTPGRALRACAASDSGLAFVKLTPSHLAMLADSGAPARAGQWTRTLVVGGEELHEDRLTAWRSAAGGPRIVNEYGPTETAVACAAHDSAHPAGGFGRVPIGRPLHNVRLYVLDAWMNPVPVGAPGELYVGGAGVCHGYHNRPGLTARRFVPDPFGEPGGRLYRTGDRVRRLAGGELEYLGRLDDQVKIRGHRVEPEEVAAALAQDPQVREAAVIAHGDTPETRHLVAFVSPDPGPQSAAEADWVGRWQDLYDDTYGSAARPADPSFDLAGWNSSYTGEPIEADAMREWLDATVDRIRALAPRRVLEIGCGTGLILSRIAPGCDFYQGVDLSEQAVDRLRRAMGTGPDGRERISLRTGPAHLAAGPGESYDTVILNSVVQYFPSAHYLFRVLDRAIEAMPEGGHVFLGDLRNLALLETFHASVAAHRARPGTPDDALRAETLWRVEAEKELCLHPRIFDELRTRRPRVRAVRVLVKRGAADSELTRYRYDVVLTVAGEHTAHEAAGTSGTGTAGTNGTASPAWRDRQAQDMDLAALDALLASERPDRLALRGIPNARLTRDLRLLARLTGAAADTVRPGADPEELCRLAGRHGYDAEPSWAEGRPDGSFDLLLHRRGTAPAPPPPPGPAAPPRHLATEPLWRPAALAALPGIEERLRARLPGPLLPARQVVLRRLPLTAHGKVDRAALTALTAASATPAEDGTGPAGQRPEAALTPTERRMAAIWSELLGRDGIRPQDDFFDLGGHSLLTFRLVFRLREEFEVEVPIRGPFDASTLAALSALVDGLLAQKDRPAPPALEPARREATVPASFAQERLWFLHQLDPGTAQYNFPVFVRLTGELDTGLLRRSLAEIVRRHEVLRTVITARDGRAYQTVLPAGPPELPVTDLTAHPPGQRENEARRLAREHYAQPFDLAAPPVLRTGLLRLGATDHVLLLTAHHVTVDGWSAAVLLDELAELYAAGREGRPHRLADLPVQYADYALWQRRLAGTGHFDRLVEHWTRRLDGILDLPGLPLDRRRPAHPAHRGESLRFRIPAGTADGVRALCREEDSTLFMALLAALYAVVNRRTGETDLVVGSDVAGRFDTRTEPLIGFFVNQIVLRADLTGAPAWRELLNRVKTLALDAYAHQDLPFEEVVKALSPPRTRNHSPLFQIKFVLNNNRRAADSTSGLRISPFSADLIDTSRFDITIVLEEDDDGIAGFLNYDPDLFDASTMEELREQYLALVADMAARPDASIADAPLPVAPRPAADRPAPGRGRRRGPGALRAITPTKVALTSDDAVAREPLRGGVHLPVVLRPTRPDVDLVAWARAHRDRLDADLERHGALLFRGFSVTDPDALERFASVFVDDLFAENGEHPRASLGGNVYTPVFFPPEEKLLWHNENSFNAEGPTRIWFCCARPAESGGETPVVDSRAVHDRLDAALREEFTAKGVMYSRTYGTGLGLDWREVFRTTDRAEVEARCARQQLRYAWHGDRLHTTAVRPAVLRHPRTGERSWFNQAQHWHTACLHPDVRESLLSSMAPEELPRSCRFGDGTPIPDEAMHEILRVYQDLEVGFPWERGDVMLLDNILTAHARNPFRGERELLVAMGDMVRFQ; translated from the coding sequence ATGACGCGCACGACGAAGACGGCCAAGGCCATCGACGCCGATCTGAGGGACAGGATCGAACGGCTCCCCGCCGCCGAGCGGGCCCTGCTGCGCCAGCGCATGTGGGAGAAGGGCGCCGCCACCGGCCTGCCGGCCCTGGACGCGAACGGCGAGGCCCCCGCCTCCTTCACCCAGCGCCGGATGGCGTTCCTGTCCGGACTCGACCCGGACAGCCCCGCCTACCACAGCCCCGTCGTCCACCGGCTCACCGGCCCGCTGGACGACACCGCCCTCGAAGACGCCCTCAACGACCTGCTGCGGCACCACGCCGTCCTGCGCACCGTCCTCCCCGTCCGCGAGGACCGCACCGTCCAGCGGGTCCTGCCGCACCGGCACCGCGCCCTGCCCGTCGTCGACCTGACCGCGCTCCCCGGACGGGACCGCCTGCCGGAGGCCGAGCGCCTCGCCCTGGCGGACGCCGGGGAACGCTTCGACCTGGCCACCGGGCCCCTGGTGCGGTTCCGGCTGCTGCGCCTGGCCGCGGACGACGCGGTCCTGGTGCTCGTCTTCCACCACGCGGTCGTCGACGGCTGGTCGCTCGGCGTCCTCCTGCGCGACCTGGCCACCGCGTACGGTGCCCGCCTCGACGGCCGCGCGCCGGAACTGCCCGCCCCCACCGTCGAGTACGCCGAGTACGCCCGCTGGCAGCACGAATGGGCCGAGGGCGCCGAGGCCGAGAGCCAGCTCGCGTACTGGGAACGCCGCCTGGCCGGTGCCCCCGACCCGATGCCGCTGCCCGCCGACCGTCCCTGGCCCGACCGCCCCCGGGGCCGCGCCGGGTCCACCGTGTTCACCGTCCCCGCCGAGGTGAGCGGCGAGCTGCGGCTGCTGGCGGCGCGCACCGGCGGCACGCTGTTCATGGTCCTGCTCGCCGCGTTCCAGATCGTGCTCGCCCGCTACGGCGGCCACGACGACGTGGTGGTCGGCACGCCCGTCGCCAACCGGCGCTACCGCGGCTTCCACGACCTGATCGGATTCTTCGCCAACTCGGTCGCGCTGCGCTCCCGGATCCGCCCGGAAACGTCTTTCGAGGACTTCCTCGCCGAGGTCCGCACGACCTGCCTGGAGGCGTACGAGAACCAGGACGTCCCCCTGGACCTGGTGGCCCGGCGGCTGCACCCCGAGCGCACCCCCGGACGCAACCCCGTCTACCAGGTCAACCTCACCCTGCACAACACCCCGCGGAGCCCGGTCGGCACCCTGCCGGGCGGCATCACCCTCACCCCGCTCGACCACCTCGACCACGACGCCGCCCGCTTCGACCTCGACCTGAACGTCTGGGAGACCGGCACCGGCCTGGAATGCCGGCTCATCCACGCCACCGACCTGTTCGACACCGCCACCGGCGAGCGGCTCGCCCGCTCGCTGACCGTCCTGCTCGCCGCCCTGGCCGCCGACCCCACGGCACCGGTCGGCGCGCTGCCGCTGCTGACCCCGGAGGAGGCCCGGCAGGCGCTGCGCGAGGGGACCGGCCCCCGGGTGCCCCGCCCCGAGGACCTCCGCGTCGAACGGCTCTTCGCCGCGCGGGCCCGGGCCGTCCCCGACGCGGTCGCCGTGTCGGCCGCGGGCCGCCCCGACCTGACCTACCGGGACCTCGACCACCGCGCCAACGGACTCGCCCACCGGCTGCGCGGCCTCGGCGCGGGCCCCGGCGACGTGGTCGCCGTCCTGCTCCCGCGCGCCCCGGAGGCGGTCGTCGCGCTGCTCGCCGTCCTCAAGAGCGGTGCCGCGTACCTGGCGCTCGACCCGGCCTACCCGATGGCCCGGCTCGACCACATGCTGCGTGACAGCGGAGCCCGGCTGCTGATCGCCGACGCGCGGCCGGGCGGCCCGGCACCGGCCGGAGACCTCCCGGTCGTCACGCTGGACCCGGAGACGGCGGCCCGGGAGGAGGCCGGGGCCCCGCCGGAGGGCGACCTGCGCTCCGACGACCTGATGTACCTGATGTACACCTCCGGATCGACGGGCGGCCCCAAGGGCGCCATGCTCTCCCACCGCCAGGTCGCCAACTACCTGCTGTGGGCGGTGGAGACCTATCTGCCGCCCGAGGCCGACGGCGCCGTCCCGGTGCACTCCTCGCTCTCCTTCGACCTGACCGTGACGAGCCTGTTCGCACCCCTGCTGGCGGGCCGGCGGCTGCTGTTCCCCGACGACGACGGCACACCGGGCCGGGCCCTGCGCGCCTGCGCTGCCTCGGACTCGGGCCTCGCCTTCGTCAAGCTCACCCCCTCCCACCTGGCGATGCTCGCCGACTCCGGCGCACCGGCCCGCGCCGGGCAGTGGACGCGCACCCTGGTCGTCGGCGGCGAGGAGCTGCACGAGGACCGGCTCACCGCGTGGCGCTCCGCCGCCGGCGGGCCGCGCATCGTCAACGAGTACGGCCCCACCGAGACCGCCGTGGCCTGCGCCGCCCACGACAGCGCGCACCCGGCCGGCGGCTTCGGCCGGGTCCCCATCGGCAGGCCCCTGCACAACGTGCGGCTGTACGTCCTGGACGCGTGGATGAACCCCGTGCCGGTCGGCGCGCCGGGCGAGCTGTACGTCGGCGGGGCGGGCGTCTGCCACGGCTACCACAACCGCCCCGGCCTGACCGCGCGGCGCTTCGTCCCCGACCCCTTCGGCGAGCCCGGCGGGCGCCTGTACCGGACCGGTGACCGGGTGCGCAGACTCGCCGGCGGGGAGCTGGAGTACCTGGGCCGCCTGGACGACCAGGTCAAGATCCGCGGCCATCGCGTCGAACCGGAGGAGGTGGCCGCCGCCCTGGCCCAGGACCCGCAAGTGCGGGAGGCCGCCGTGATCGCCCACGGTGACACACCCGAGACCCGCCATCTCGTCGCCTTCGTCAGCCCCGACCCCGGCCCCCAGTCGGCGGCCGAGGCCGACTGGGTGGGCCGCTGGCAGGACCTCTACGACGACACCTACGGCTCCGCCGCACGCCCCGCCGACCCCTCCTTCGACCTGGCCGGCTGGAACAGCAGCTACACCGGCGAGCCCATCGAGGCCGACGCGATGCGCGAGTGGCTGGACGCCACCGTCGACCGGATCCGCGCGCTCGCGCCCCGCCGGGTGCTGGAGATCGGCTGCGGCACCGGCCTGATCCTGTCCCGGATCGCCCCCGGCTGCGACTTCTACCAGGGCGTCGACCTGTCCGAGCAGGCCGTCGACCGGCTGCGGCGCGCGATGGGCACCGGACCGGACGGCCGGGAACGCATCTCCCTGCGGACCGGCCCCGCCCACCTCGCGGCCGGCCCCGGAGAGAGCTACGACACCGTGATCCTCAACTCCGTCGTCCAGTACTTCCCGTCCGCGCACTACCTCTTCCGGGTCCTGGACCGGGCCATCGAGGCGATGCCCGAGGGCGGCCACGTCTTCCTCGGGGACCTGCGCAACCTCGCCCTCCTGGAGACCTTCCACGCCTCCGTGGCCGCCCACCGCGCCCGGCCGGGCACCCCCGACGACGCCCTGCGCGCCGAAACGCTGTGGCGCGTGGAGGCCGAGAAGGAACTCTGCCTCCACCCCCGGATCTTCGACGAGCTGCGCACCCGCCGGCCGCGCGTGCGGGCGGTACGGGTCCTGGTGAAGCGAGGGGCGGCCGACAGCGAACTGACCCGTTACCGCTACGACGTCGTGCTCACCGTCGCCGGCGAGCACACCGCGCACGAGGCGGCCGGTACCAGCGGTACCGGTACGGCCGGTACGAACGGCACCGCGTCCCCGGCCTGGCGCGACCGGCAGGCGCAGGACATGGACCTCGCCGCGCTGGACGCCCTGCTCGCCTCCGAACGCCCCGACCGGCTCGCCCTGCGCGGCATCCCCAACGCCCGCCTCACCCGGGACCTGCGGCTGCTGGCCCGGCTGACCGGCGCGGCGGCGGACACCGTCCGCCCGGGCGCCGACCCGGAGGAACTGTGCCGCCTGGCCGGGCGCCACGGATACGACGCCGAACCGAGCTGGGCCGAGGGACGCCCCGACGGCTCCTTCGACCTGCTGCTGCACCGCCGGGGAACGGCCCCCGCGCCCCCGCCGCCCCCCGGCCCCGCGGCCCCGCCCCGGCACCTGGCGACCGAACCGCTGTGGCGGCCCGCCGCGCTCGCCGCGCTGCCCGGCATCGAGGAGCGCCTGCGCGCCCGGCTGCCCGGCCCCCTGCTCCCGGCGCGCCAGGTCGTGCTGCGCCGGCTGCCGCTCACCGCCCACGGCAAGGTCGACCGCGCCGCGCTCACCGCCCTGACGGCCGCCTCCGCCACCCCGGCCGAGGACGGCACCGGCCCCGCGGGGCAGCGACCGGAGGCCGCGCTCACCCCGACCGAGCGGCGGATGGCCGCCATCTGGAGCGAACTGCTGGGCCGCGACGGCATCCGCCCCCAGGACGACTTCTTCGACCTCGGCGGCCACTCCCTGCTCACCTTCCGGCTGGTGTTCCGGCTGCGGGAGGAGTTCGAGGTGGAGGTGCCGATCCGCGGCCCCTTCGACGCCTCCACGCTCGCCGCCCTCTCCGCCCTGGTCGACGGCCTGCTCGCACAGAAGGACCGCCCCGCGCCGCCCGCCCTGGAGCCCGCCCGGCGGGAGGCGACCGTACCGGCCTCCTTCGCCCAGGAACGCCTGTGGTTCCTGCACCAGCTCGACCCCGGCACCGCCCAGTACAACTTCCCCGTCTTCGTGCGGCTGACCGGCGAACTCGACACCGGCCTGCTGCGGCGCTCCCTGGCGGAGATCGTCCGGCGGCACGAGGTGCTCAGGACCGTGATCACCGCCCGCGACGGGCGGGCGTACCAGACCGTGCTGCCCGCCGGACCGCCCGAACTGCCGGTCACCGACCTGACCGCCCACCCGCCCGGGCAGCGCGAGAACGAGGCCCGGCGGCTCGCCAGGGAGCACTACGCCCAACCCTTCGACCTGGCCGCCCCGCCCGTGCTGCGGACCGGACTGCTCCGGCTCGGCGCCACCGACCACGTCCTGCTGCTGACCGCCCACCATGTGACGGTGGACGGCTGGTCGGCCGCCGTCCTGCTGGACGAACTGGCCGAACTGTACGCGGCGGGCCGCGAAGGACGGCCGCACCGGCTGGCCGACCTGCCGGTGCAGTACGCCGACTACGCCCTCTGGCAGCGCCGGCTGGCCGGGACGGGACACTTCGACCGCCTCGTGGAGCACTGGACGCGGCGCCTGGACGGCATACTCGACCTGCCCGGGCTGCCCCTGGACCGGCGCCGCCCGGCCCACCCCGCACACCGCGGCGAAAGCCTGCGCTTCCGCATCCCGGCCGGCACCGCGGACGGCGTGCGCGCGCTGTGCCGGGAAGAGGACAGCACCCTGTTCATGGCGCTGCTCGCCGCCCTGTACGCGGTGGTGAACCGGCGGACCGGGGAGACCGACCTCGTCGTCGGCTCGGACGTCGCGGGCCGCTTTGACACCAGGACCGAACCGCTCATCGGCTTCTTCGTCAACCAGATCGTGCTGCGCGCCGACCTCACCGGCGCCCCCGCCTGGCGGGAGCTGCTGAACCGCGTCAAGACCCTGGCCCTGGACGCCTACGCCCACCAGGACCTGCCCTTCGAGGAGGTCGTCAAGGCCCTCAGCCCGCCCCGCACCCGCAACCACAGCCCGCTGTTCCAGATCAAGTTCGTGCTGAACAACAACCGGCGGGCGGCCGACTCCACGTCCGGGCTGCGCATCAGCCCGTTCTCCGCGGACCTCATCGACACCAGCCGCTTCGACATCACCATCGTCCTGGAGGAGGACGACGACGGGATCGCCGGTTTCCTCAACTACGACCCCGACCTCTTCGACGCCTCCACCATGGAGGAACTGCGCGAGCAGTACCTGGCCCTGGTCGCCGACATGGCGGCCCGGCCCGACGCCTCGATCGCCGACGCGCCCCTGCCGGTGGCGCCCCGCCCCGCCGCGGACCGGCCCGCGCCGGGCCGCGGCAGGCGGCGCGGCCCCGGGGCACTGCGCGCCATCACGCCCACCAAGGTCGCCCTGACCTCGGACGACGCCGTCGCGCGGGAGCCGCTGCGGGGCGGCGTCCACCTGCCCGTCGTACTCCGGCCGACCCGCCCCGACGTCGACCTCGTGGCCTGGGCCCGCGCCCACCGCGACCGGCTCGACGCCGACCTGGAACGGCACGGCGCCCTGCTGTTCCGCGGCTTCTCGGTCACCGACCCCGACGCCCTGGAACGCTTCGCCTCCGTCTTCGTCGACGACCTCTTCGCCGAGAATGGCGAGCACCCGCGCGCCTCGCTCGGCGGCAACGTCTACACCCCGGTGTTCTTCCCGCCGGAGGAGAAACTCCTGTGGCACAACGAGAACTCCTTCAACGCCGAAGGCCCCACCCGCATCTGGTTCTGCTGCGCCCGCCCCGCCGAGTCCGGCGGCGAGACCCCCGTGGTCGACAGCCGCGCCGTCCACGACCGGCTGGATGCGGCCCTGCGCGAGGAGTTCACCGCCAAGGGGGTCATGTACAGCCGCACCTACGGCACCGGCCTGGGACTCGACTGGCGGGAGGTCTTCCGCACCACCGACCGGGCCGAGGTGGAAGCCCGCTGCGCCCGGCAGCAACTGCGCTACGCCTGGCACGGCGACCGGCTGCACACCACGGCCGTGCGCCCCGCCGTCCTGCGCCATCCGCGCACCGGCGAGCGCTCCTGGTTCAACCAGGCACAGCACTGGCACACCGCCTGCCTCCACCCGGACGTGCGCGAGTCCCTGCTGTCGTCGATGGCTCCGGAGGAACTGCCCCGCAGCTGCCGCTTCGGAGACGGGACACCGATACCGGACGAGGCCATGCACGAGATCCTGCGGGTCTACCAGGACCTGGAGGTCGGCTTCCCCTGGGAACGCGGTGACGTGATGCTGCTGGACAACATCCTCACCGCCCACGCCCGCAACCCCTTCCGCGGCGAGCGGGAACTCCTCGTCGCCATGGGCGACATGGTGAGGTTCCAGTGA
- a CDS encoding non-ribosomal peptide synthetase, with protein MTTRTERTRQVEGYRLSFQQQRLWRLAELGLPSWAQTLIAVDGDLETGRLAAALHDTAARHEILRSTYQRVPGVRTALLVVRDPDERRPHWTHEDLRPLDEAARWRRIDEAARTAGRLPCGGPDDPVLRATLFRLGTERHALLLTTTALAADGPALRLLADELAQRYAGAPPTGEVLQYSQFAEWQHQEYGPRPHRHEPGGAPARRLPLPLRRHRGAGPPERRTVTAPLPDGVTAAVHAYARRRRVRPGAVLLACWQTLLARISKERDLTVGTLLTGREFEETATGLGHFAHWSDVTARLDAAVVLDALAARAERALRDAEEAHEESPSPGPEDSAGHDIGFACQDLTAMPSPRNGPAAGVAFTVLWDDVETEHHALRLRCTLGPARARTTWHFDGEQFDDAYVRVLAAQYTDLLAALLAAPATPVRGIRLPPAPGAATLPERRPEPPEGHCLHHLVERQARRTPDALAVVAGPERLTFRELDLLAGRWSRSLRARGVGVETPVAVGAAHSAPLIVALLAVLKAGGTYVPLDPQLPPRRARELMERAGCRLLLTDRPDRAELPPGVDRVDLRGLPPRGTDAAAGRPAPPQEARPDNLAYIMFTSGSTGEPKGVMLPHRAVCDYLLWSARTYLADEDREKAGDDRAGGAPAHSSIAFDLTVTSLFLPLITGRPVHLDPAWRDALALSADLAGRRGLDLLKLTPSHLKVLNHALEAKELAGTAGSLVLGGEALDGEAVAPWLAGAPETRVFNEYGPTETAVGVCVHQVVPGDGPGPVPIGRPMDHAEILVLDEELEPVAVGVPGEIYIGGTSLARGYAGAPGTTAERFVPHPCSPEPGRRLYRTGDLGCVGPDGLIRCLGRVDDQVKVDGVRVEPEEVRAALLRHPGVRDAAVVLVTEEERGAHLAACVVTADGAGTGPRELSAFLAERLPAPLVPLTYTRAPALPLTPNGKVDRAAVRELVTARGATPRISAAGRTGTPPDGPVETAVARVFGELLGTGPVAADDDFFDLGGHSLLAVRLIARLNAEFGASLRVPVLFTEPDPQAGESAGPATPRYLARLLTAGSTAGTARSGDVLALRPRGEGAPLFCVHPAGGEAIGFRHLAARSELRNPLFALQAPPEDPAGEAPDEDRSVEALAARYLKALRTVAPDGPRLLLGWSMGGLVAYEMARLLDQRGERPGMLFLVESYLSEHLPEPDDDGEGAAPVPDPADAGATAAERRDLELRRRANRTHLRAARAYRPSAYAGPVCLVQAGRQNPDFRRDAARAWSRLCAPSQLTHHVLPGDHLTLFQPPHVTGLARLIDRETR; from the coding sequence GTGACCACACGGACCGAGCGGACCCGGCAGGTGGAGGGATACCGGCTCTCCTTCCAGCAGCAGCGGCTGTGGCGGCTGGCCGAACTGGGCCTGCCCTCCTGGGCGCAGACGCTCATCGCCGTCGACGGGGACCTGGAGACCGGGCGCCTGGCGGCCGCGCTGCACGACACGGCGGCCCGGCACGAGATCCTCCGGTCGACCTACCAGCGGGTGCCCGGCGTACGCACGGCGCTGCTCGTCGTCCGGGACCCGGACGAACGGCGCCCGCACTGGACCCACGAGGACCTGCGCCCCCTGGACGAAGCGGCCCGGTGGCGGCGGATCGACGAGGCGGCCCGCACCGCCGGGCGGCTGCCCTGCGGCGGACCGGACGACCCGGTCCTGCGGGCCACCCTGTTCCGGCTCGGCACCGAGCGGCACGCACTCCTGCTCACCACCACCGCCCTGGCCGCGGACGGCCCCGCGCTGCGCCTCCTCGCCGACGAACTGGCCCAGCGGTACGCCGGCGCACCGCCCACCGGGGAAGTCCTCCAGTACAGCCAGTTCGCCGAATGGCAGCACCAGGAGTACGGGCCGCGACCGCACCGGCACGAGCCGGGCGGCGCTCCCGCGCGGCGGCTGCCCCTGCCGCTGCGCCGGCACCGCGGCGCCGGCCCGCCCGAGCGCCGCACCGTCACCGCACCCCTGCCGGACGGGGTCACGGCCGCCGTCCACGCCTACGCGCGGCGGCGGCGCGTACGCCCCGGCGCCGTGCTGCTGGCCTGCTGGCAGACGCTGCTGGCCCGGATCAGCAAAGAACGCGACCTCACCGTCGGCACCCTGCTCACCGGCCGGGAGTTCGAGGAGACGGCCACCGGCCTCGGCCACTTCGCCCACTGGAGCGACGTGACCGCGCGGCTCGACGCCGCGGTGGTCCTCGACGCCCTCGCCGCCCGGGCGGAACGCGCCCTGCGCGACGCCGAGGAGGCACACGAGGAATCCCCCTCCCCGGGCCCCGAGGACTCGGCCGGCCACGACATCGGTTTCGCCTGCCAGGACCTCACCGCCATGCCGTCCCCCCGGAACGGCCCGGCCGCCGGCGTGGCCTTCACCGTGCTCTGGGACGACGTCGAGACCGAGCACCACGCCCTGCGGCTGCGGTGCACGCTCGGCCCGGCCCGGGCCCGGACCACGTGGCACTTCGACGGCGAGCAGTTCGACGACGCCTACGTACGCGTCCTCGCCGCCCAGTACACCGACCTGCTCGCCGCGCTCCTCGCCGCGCCCGCCACCCCGGTACGCGGGATACGCCTGCCCCCCGCGCCCGGCGCCGCCACGCTCCCGGAGCGCCGGCCGGAGCCACCGGAGGGCCACTGCCTGCACCACCTCGTCGAACGGCAGGCGCGGCGCACCCCGGACGCCCTCGCCGTCGTGGCCGGACCCGAACGGCTCACCTTCCGGGAGCTCGACCTGCTGGCCGGCCGGTGGAGCCGGTCGCTGCGCGCGCGGGGCGTCGGCGTCGAGACCCCGGTCGCGGTCGGCGCGGCCCACTCGGCCCCGCTGATCGTGGCGCTGCTGGCCGTGCTCAAGGCCGGCGGGACGTACGTACCGCTCGATCCCCAGCTTCCGCCCCGGCGGGCACGGGAGCTGATGGAACGGGCCGGATGCCGGCTGCTGCTCACCGACCGCCCGGACCGGGCGGAGCTCCCGCCGGGCGTCGACCGCGTCGATCTGCGCGGCCTGCCACCGCGGGGGACGGACGCGGCGGCCGGACGGCCCGCCCCGCCGCAGGAGGCACGGCCGGACAACCTCGCGTACATCATGTTCACCTCCGGATCGACCGGGGAGCCGAAGGGCGTGATGCTCCCGCACCGGGCCGTCTGCGACTACCTGCTGTGGAGCGCGCGCACCTACCTCGCCGACGAGGACCGGGAGAAAGCGGGCGACGACCGCGCGGGCGGCGCGCCGGCCCACTCCTCGATCGCCTTCGACCTCACCGTGACCAGCCTGTTCCTGCCGCTGATCACCGGGCGGCCCGTCCACCTCGACCCCGCCTGGCGGGACGCCCTCGCCCTGTCGGCGGACCTCGCCGGTCGCCGGGGACTGGACCTGCTCAAGCTGACCCCGTCCCACCTGAAGGTCCTCAACCACGCCCTGGAGGCGAAGGAGCTGGCCGGCACCGCGGGCTCGCTGGTCCTCGGCGGGGAGGCCCTGGACGGCGAGGCGGTCGCCCCCTGGCTGGCCGGTGCCCCGGAGACGAGGGTGTTCAACGAGTACGGCCCGACCGAGACCGCCGTGGGCGTGTGCGTCCACCAGGTCGTGCCCGGCGACGGCCCCGGGCCGGTGCCCATCGGCCGGCCCATGGACCACGCCGAGATCCTGGTCCTCGACGAGGAGCTGGAACCGGTGGCCGTGGGAGTGCCGGGGGAGATCTACATCGGCGGCACCAGCCTGGCCCGCGGTTACGCCGGCGCCCCGGGCACCACCGCCGAACGGTTCGTGCCCCACCCCTGCTCCCCGGAGCCCGGCCGCCGCCTGTACCGCACCGGCGACCTCGGCTGCGTCGGCCCCGACGGCCTGATCCGCTGTCTGGGGCGCGTGGACGACCAGGTCAAGGTCGACGGCGTGCGGGTGGAACCCGAGGAGGTGCGGGCCGCGCTGCTGCGCCACCCCGGGGTGCGGGACGCGGCCGTGGTCCTGGTCACGGAGGAGGAACGCGGCGCCCATCTGGCCGCCTGCGTCGTCACCGCCGACGGCGCCGGCACCGGACCCCGGGAGCTGTCCGCCTTCCTGGCCGAGCGGCTGCCCGCCCCCCTGGTGCCGCTGACGTACACCAGGGCCCCGGCGCTCCCCCTGACGCCGAACGGCAAGGTGGACCGGGCCGCCGTACGGGAGCTCGTCACGGCCCGGGGCGCCACGCCGCGGATCTCCGCGGCGGGCCGGACCGGGACACCCCCGGACGGCCCGGTGGAGACCGCCGTGGCCCGGGTGTTCGGGGAACTCCTCGGCACCGGCCCGGTCGCCGCGGACGACGACTTCTTCGACCTGGGCGGGCACTCCCTGCTGGCCGTCCGTCTGATCGCCCGGCTCAACGCGGAGTTCGGCGCCTCGCTGCGGGTGCCCGTCCTGTTCACCGAGCCGGATCCGCAGGCGGGGGAGTCCGCCGGGCCGGCCACCCCCCGGTACCTGGCCCGCCTGCTGACGGCGGGCTCCACCGCGGGCACCGCCCGCTCCGGGGACGTCCTCGCGCTGCGGCCCCGGGGCGAGGGCGCCCCGCTGTTCTGCGTCCACCCCGCGGGCGGCGAGGCCATCGGCTTCCGCCACCTGGCCGCCCGCTCCGAACTCCGCAACCCCCTCTTCGCCCTCCAGGCACCACCCGAGGACCCGGCCGGCGAGGCACCCGACGAGGACCGGAGCGTCGAGGCGCTGGCCGCCCGCTACCTGAAAGCCCTGCGCACCGTGGCCCCGGACGGCCCCCGCCTGCTGCTCGGCTGGTCCATGGGCGGCCTCGTGGCCTACGAGATGGCCCGGCTCCTCGACCAGCGGGGCGAGCGGCCCGGGATGCTCTTCCTCGTCGAGAGCTATCTGTCCGAGCACCTCCCGGAACCTGACGACGACGGCGAGGGGGCGGCGCCGGTCCCGGACCCGGCGGACGCCGGGGCCACCGCCGCCGAACGCCGCGACCTGGAGCTGCGCCGACGCGCCAACCGCACCCATCTGCGCGCCGCCCGGGCCTACCGCCCGTCGGCGTACGCCGGTCCGGTCTGCCTCGTCCAGGCCGGCCGGCAAAACCCGGACTTCAGACGCGACGCGGCCCGCGCCTGGTCCCGCCTGTGCGCACCCTCGCAGCTCACCCACCACGTCCTGCCCGGCGACCACCTGACCCTCTTCCAGCCCCCGCATGTCACCGGACTCGCCCGCCTGATCGACCGGGAGACGCGCTAG